One window of the Triticum dicoccoides isolate Atlit2015 ecotype Zavitan chromosome 3B, WEW_v2.0, whole genome shotgun sequence genome contains the following:
- the LOC119282831 gene encoding nucleolar and coiled-body phosphoprotein 1-like, producing SSLGAEYSDDHRPAVAVKPFLAAPDADALATANKGLAFVAAVAHARATAVAILCDALTCPCARGPNSPPPPPPPPADESSTVVITGVANLEPREFLAALGSAAVDAPAVSLIDRARLESWVRALAQGWGPDGPGRYQRRTKDDLIDKIDLDMLADDGAASEEEEKKAVVPHKAPKQRKRRTKAPTPKDKEEEEEEEEEMAHKTPKQRRRAKASLLDSEEEEEQKLSSQNKDESGTALSGRRERKKSKYLSPPYTNIGVFALEDKSPDDSPKKSPPARAANKDERKNNKASPEEKQQHKKKTKVVPPPLPLDNVNAQEVLLLLRCFGEDVSHKRHFPKAAEDFLGLLRSSVFAEGAHHDSYKDHECPVAKNAVEKAAAAADVLVSDSAATPKQGKGKRGRKKKDQDGSGDSSVKTKKAEKTSPTDCAAEDASEENKKEENVSEKKKRGRKKKEQDGTSPKGSVINKRKKMDKTSPKATLGPASGSGSGLVITPAIPIRQVSAEDIMGQVKPGAGVPDPMMKSSLLVSKSPISAIMSGGVKSGEEQDQGDTGSVVNASSDQSAKNNEEATKPETGMNVDTLDAVGSGAQTQVTTPMNVDMNVDTLGGDVALAEVTMPEATKPETGGIQVDMNVECIGVVDVPVTSVQMEAMELEASIPVVDINEQIAAVEDVPATSGWLPPMHGDVISQPAHGNKDNASVQGRAVQESYTSLIKAMVPDMYKKVEEVAAGTGAAPQGDEAQKVQETSQMKAVADGASHSSPAKGTTNGSPCPDAPNSAQKRRNKKPAAAYFANPAELRVKFLDGTMVPTKEELLSEFRRFGVLVESECDISEERRDARVVFGKSTEAEAAYTKAEIPGIFGQFGPPWATLGLNYLEAITLAPARPAKPPLARADMRKNVENMISSLKNGGRSLPLNVGAAAPAGGAAPVSAGLLAEMQRLLSKLDKTQPAPGPSGSAPPPSS from the coding sequence TCCTCCCTCGGCGCCGAGTACTCGGACGACCaccgccccgccgtcgccgtcaaGCCCTTCCTcgccgcccccgacgccgacgcccTCGCTACCGCCAACAAAGGCCTCGCCTTTGTCGCCGCCGTCGCCCACGCCAGGGCCACCGCCGTCGCCATCCTCTGCGACGCCCTCACCTGCCCCTGCGCCCGCGGCCCcaactcccctcctcctcctcctcctcctccggccgacgAATCCAGCACGGTCGTCATCACCGGCGTCGCCAACCTCGAGCCCCGCGAGTTCCTCGCCGCGCTCGGGAGCGCGGCCGTCGACGCCCCCGCCGTCAGCCTCATAGACCGGGCCAGGCTCGAGAGCTGGGTCCGGGCGCTCGCCCAGGGATGGGGCCCCGACGGCCCAGGCCGCTACCAGCGCCGCACCAAAGACGACCTCATCGACAAGATTGACCTCGACATGCTGGCCGACGACGGTGCTGCCTCCGAAGAGGAGGAGAAAAAGGCCGTGGTGCCTCACAAGGCGCCCAAGCAGAGGAAGAGGCGCACAAAAGCCCCCACTCCcaaggacaaggaggaggaggaggaggaggaggaggagatggcacaCAAGACGCCCAAGCAGAGGAGGCGCGCCAAAGCCTCGCTCCTGGactccgaggaggaggaggagcagaaacTCAGCAGCCAGAACAAGGATGAGAGCGGCACTGCACTGTCCGGGAGGCGCGAGCGCAAGAAGAGCAAGTATCTCTCGCCGCCCTACACCAACATCGGCGTGTTTGCTCTCGAGGACAAGTCCCCAGATGATTCGCCAAAGAAGTCGCCGCCCGCCAGAGCTGCTAACAAGGATGAGAGGAAGAATAACAAGGCGTCACCAGAGGAGAAGCAGCAGCACAAGAAGAAGACCAAGGTggtgccgccgccgcttccgctggACAATGTCAATGCTCAGGAGGTCCTGCTGCTGCTGCGCTGCTTCGGGGAGGACGTCTCTCACAAGAGGCACTTCCCCAAGGCCGCCGAGGACTTCCTTGGCCTGCTCAGGAGCTCCGTGTTCGCCGAGGGTGCTCACCATGACTCCTACAAGGACCATGAATGCCCGGTGGCCAAGAATGCTGTTGAgaaagctgctgctgctgcagatGTCCTGGTTTCAGATTCAGCTGCTACTCCGAAACAAGGCAAGGGTAAGCGTGGTAgaaagaagaaggatcaggatGGCAGCGGTGATTCTTCTGTCAAGACGAAGAAAGCGGAGAAAACCTCTCCCACGGACTGTGCAGCGGAGGATGCTTCTGAGGAGAATAAGAAAGAGGAGAATGTttctgagaagaagaagaggggcaGAAAGAAGAAGGAGCAGGATGGAACCTCCCCAAAAGGCTCTGTTATCAAcaagaggaagaagatggacaAAACCTCCCCAAAAGCAACTCTTGGGCCTGCCTCTGGCTCCGGCTCTGGCTTGGTTATCACACCCGCTATTCCTATCAGGCAGGTGAGTGCTGAGGATATCATGGGCCAAGTCAAACCAGGAGCTGGGGTTCCTGATCCCATGATGAAGAGCAGCTTGTTGGTGTCCAAGAGCCCTATTTCAGCCATAATGTCTGGAGGAGTAAAATCTGGAGAGGAGCAGGACCAAGGAGACACTGGATCAGTTGTGAATGCTTCATCTGACCAATCTGCCAAAAACAATGAGGAAGCAACAAAGCCAGAAACTGGTATGAATGTGGATACTCTTGACGCTGTGGGTAGTGGTGCCCAGACTCAAGTTACCACGCCTATGAATGTGGATATGAATGTGGATACTCTTGGCGGAGATGTTGCCCTGGCTGAAGTTACGATGCCTGAAGCGACAAAGCCTGAAACTGGTGGTATTCAGGTAGACATGAATGTGGAATGCATTGGTGTTGTAGATGTGCCTGTCACAAGTGTCCAGATGGAAGCAATGGAGCTGGAAGCTAGTATTCCTGTAGTGGATATAAATGAACAAATTGCGGCCGTGGAAGATGTGCCTGCTACAAGTGGCTGGCTTCCACCTATGCATGGAGATGTCATATCCCAGCCCGCCCATGGAAACAAAGACAATGCAAGTGTGCAAGGGCGTGCAGTCCAAGAATCCTACACATCTCTGATTAAGGCGATGGTGCCGGATATGTACAAGAAAGTGGAGGAGGTTGCTGCTGGAACAGGTGCGGCGCCTCAAGGTGATGAGGCTCAAAAGGTTCAAGAGACTAGCCAGATGAAGGCAGTTGCTGATGGAGCTAGCCATTCTTCTCCTGCAAAGGGCACTACCAATGGTAGCCCCTGCCCTGATGCGCCCAACTCTGCCCagaagaggaggaacaagaagcctGCAGCAGCATACTTTGCCAACCCAGCAGAGCTCCGGGTGAAATTCTTGGACGGCACCATGGTCCCCACCAAGGAGGAGCTGCTCTCGGAGTTCCGCAGGTTTGGCGTCCTGGTGGAGTCGGAGTGCGACATATCAGAAGAGCGCCGCGACGCGCGCGTGGTGTTTGGGAAGAGCACCGAGGCGGAGGCGGCCTACACCAAGGCGGAGATCCCAGGCATCTTTGGGCAGTTCGGGCCCCCCTGGGCCACCCTGGGGCTCAACTACCTGGAGGCGATCACGCTTGCACCTGCCCGTCCTGCCAAGCCCCCGCTGGCTCGTGCTGACATGAGGAAGAACGTGGAGAACATGATCTCGTCCCTGAAGAACGGGGGGCGCTCTTTGCCGCTCAACGTCGGAGCGGCCGCTCCCGCTGGAGGAGCGGCGCCCGTGTCGGCGGGCCTCCTTGCTGAGATGCAGCGGCTCCTGTCCAAGCTCGACAAGACGCAGCCGGCCCCTGGGCCTTCGGGCTCGGCTCCTCCGCCATCGTCGTAG